A part of Nerophis lumbriciformis linkage group LG25, RoL_Nlum_v2.1, whole genome shotgun sequence genomic DNA contains:
- the LOC133621517 gene encoding uncharacterized protein — translation MSKPRLTPSAMIMDIKLADAQRRSKFNGAPERRTRPGEEDTLRFLSQEEQECLQFFEETIDSLENSLEEEELRPGLNRSLTRRSFLVDEMDGLEVPADFFTAGTQRLSANDLDIIDLVRPDPHQMHTKVPVFTPSSPDFQTMVVNPESHFEIKPRHDPLDPFGTPSGSYEPAHSPLYHPAGCIPTPVIIAKKIAENQAGDTDHSSSFHIHRSQEGERSPDSLTKMGPPTSAKPNRYPANISMILGKTLQNQSIANVNLHDRRAQVLANLPGAPAQEDSKPKLEQMAYNLPARSISFKDPTPDKSRLEALSKLGLARNRAVSGGMSVLDSPSSTTQNPFARAETSSILNSVQPSVLPKESSPRVTDFKTTTPPSTSVFSAQPSVLPKESSPLEPKSKTTTSLSTIVSSMQPSVLLKESSPSVPESKTTIPPIPTYVSREAVKLPFELPRSVPSKPPLTLEKDEPELPPAEVQLNNFGGKSIVVTAVHPKNDNVSPLVSQEAKILPTALVNSSEFNSYGGKSKVLSPAPGAMTRSDLPDIVIDVNRPFLSPNPNVLNSYEGNSPTINSPRAPQRSKNGPKRSFKDLPQVPLNSYGGNSSTNNSSRASQCSLDDPAMSVKDLPPPQLNSFGGKSQTINPSQRSLDGPTRSFKDPSQASLNSSGDNSLTNNSLRASQRSLDGPMMSFKDPPPAKHNSFGGNSPTNNSSRDSQWSFDGPAMSVKDLPPPQLNSFGGKSQTINPSQRSLDCPTRSFKDPPPAKHNSFGGNSPTNNSSRDSQWSFDGPAMSVKDLPPPQLNSFGGKIQTINPSQRSLDGPTRSFKDPPPAKLNSFGGNSPTNNSSRDSQWSFDGPTMSVKDLPPAQLNSFGGKSQTINPSQRSLDGPTRSFKGPPPAPAPRNPLKSYHHVGAATPNRALSPSDYRKTPNVAFRPQGITVQFSGRGAADESRNQALRKLGLLKDS, via the exons ATGTCCAAACCCCGGCTGACCCCGTCCGCTATGATCATGGACATCAAGCTGGCCGACGCTCAGCGCCGCTCCAAATTCAACGGTGCACCGGAACGGCGCACCAGGCCTGGC GAGGAGGACACGCTGCGCTTCCTGAGTCAGGAGGAGCAGGAGTGCCTCCAGTTCTTCGAGGAGACCATAGACTCGTTGGAGAACAGTCTGGAGGAGGAAGAGCTGAGACCAGGATTGAACAGGTCGCTAACACGCCGCAGCTTTCTTGTGGATGAGATGGATGGACTGGAGGTACCAGCGGACTTCTTCACTGCGGGAACACAGCGTCTCAGTGCCAACGACCTGGACATTATAGATCTGGTCCGCCCAGACCCGCACCAGATGCACACCAAAGTACCAGTCTTCACCCCTTCCAGCCCAG ATTTCCAGACAATGGTGGTGAACCCAGAAAGCCACTTTGAGATAAAACCAAGACATGATCCACTGGACCCCTTTGGCACACCGAGTGGGAGCTATGAGCCAGCACACAGCCCCTTGTACCACCCAGCAGGTTGTATCCCCACCCCTGTCATCATAGCCAAGAAGATAGCTGAGAACCAGGCAGGAGACACAGACCATTCCTCTTCATTCCACATCCACCGCAGCCAGGAGGGTGAAAGATCACCAGACTCCCTCACAAAGATGGGTCCTCCTACCTCCGCCAAGCCAAATAGATACcctgctaacattagtatgattCTTGGCAAAACCCTCCAGAATCAGTCCATCGCCAATGTGAACCTTCACGATAGGCGAGCGCAGGTGTTGGCAAATCTGCCAGGAGCACCGGCGCAGGAAGATTCTAAGCCCAAACTAGAGCAGATGGCTTACAACTTGCCTGCCCGCAGCATTTCCTTCAAAGACCCCACACCAGATAAGTCCAGGCTGGAAGCACTGTCTAAACTGGGCCTGGCCAGGAACCGAGCCGTGTCAGGTGGAATGTCAGTGCTCGATTCTCCCAGCAGTACCACACAGAATCCTTTTGCGAGGGCAGAGACCAGTAGCATTTTAAATTCTGTGCAACCAAGTGTTCTCCCGAAAGAAAGCAGCCCCCGTGTGACAGATTTCAAGACCACAACACCACCAAGTACCAGTGTCTTTTCTGCACAACCCAGCGTTCTCCCGAAAGAGAGCAGTCCCCTTGAGCCAAAGTCCAAGACCACGACATCACTAAGTACCATTGTCAGTTCTATGCAACCCAGTGTTCTCCTGAAAGAGAGCAGCCCGTCTGTGCCAGAGTCCAAGACCACAATACCACCAATCCCAACTTACGTCAGCAGAGAAGCAGTGAAGCTTCCATTTGAGCTTCCCAGGAGCGTTCCCAGTAAGCCTCCACTGACTTTGGAAAAGGATGAACCTGAACTTCCTCCAGCAGAGGTGCAATTGAACAATTTTGGAGGCAAATCCATCGTGGTCACTGCAGTTCACCCAAAGAACGACAATGTGAGTCCTTTAGTAAGCCAAGAAGCCAAAATCTTGCCCACCGCGCTGGTCAACTCCAGCGAGTTCAACAGCTATGGAGGTAAGTCCAAAGTCCTGTCTCCTGCTCCGGGGGCCATGACCAGGAGCGACCTTCCTGACATTGTCATCGATGTCAATCGCCCCTTCCTCAGCCCCAATCCTAATGTGCTCAACAGTTACGAAGGCAACAGTCCAACCATCAACTCTCCAAGAGCCCCACAGCGGTCTAAGAACGGCCCAAAGAGGTCTTTCAAAGACCTACCTCAAGTTCCACTCAACAGTTATGGAGGCAATAGTTCGACCAATAATTCTTCAAGAGCCTCACAGTGTTCCTTGGATGACCCGGCGATGTCTGTCAAAGACCTACCTCCACCTCAACTCAACAGTTTTGGAGGAAAGAGTCAGACCATCAACCCTTCACAGCGATCCTTGGACGGCCCTACGAGGTCTTTCAAAGACCCATCTCAAGCTTCACTCAACAGTTCTGGAGACAATAGTCTGACCAACAACTCTTTAAGAGCCTCACAGCGGTCTCTGGATGGCCCGATGATGTCTTTCAAAGACCCACCTCCAGCTAAACACAACAGTTTTGGAGGCAATAGTCCGACCAATAACTCTTCAAGAGACTCACAGTGGTCTTTTGATGGCCCAGCGATGTCTGTCAAAGACCTACCTCCACCTCAACTCAACAGTTTTGGAGGCAAGAGTCAGACCATCAACCCTTCACAACGATCCTTAGACTGCCCTACGAGGTCTTTCAAAGACCCACCTCCAGCTAAACACAACAGTTTTGGAGGCAATAGTCCGACCAATAACTCTTCAAGAGACTCACAGTGGTCTTTTGATGGCCCAGCGATGTCTGTCAAAGACCTACCTCCACCTCAACTCAACAGTTTTGGAGGCAAGATTCAGACCATCAACCCTTCACAACGATCCTTAGACGGCCCTACAAGGTCTTTCAAAGACCCACCTCCAGCTAAACTCAACAGTTTTGGAGGCAATAGTCCGACCAATAACTCTTCAAGAGACTCACAGTGGTCTTTTGATGGCCCAACGATGTCTGTCAAAGACCTACCTCCAGCTCAACTCAACAGTTTCGGAGGCAAGAGTCAGACTATCAACCCTTCACAGCGATCCTTGGACGGCCCTACGAGGTCTTTCAAAGGCCCACCTCCAGCCCCGGCACCAAGAAATCCTCTTAAGTCGTATCACCATGTGGGCGCTGCAACCCCAAACAGAGCCTTGTCGCCCTCCGATTACAGGAAAACACCCAACGTTGCGTTTCGACCTCAAGGTATCACTGTTCAGTTTTCTGGCCGTGGGGCTGCAGACGAATCTCGCAACCAGGCTCTGAGGAAACTTGGGTTGCTGAAAGACTCGTGA